GAGACGACCGTGATGTTGGGATGCCTGGCCATTTCATCGAGGAACCCTTTCTCGCGGTTCTCGGTCGAGGCGCTTCCGACCTGGTATCGCAGGAGGATGACTTTACCCCGGTCGCCGAGCACCTCCGCCAGACGTTTCGCGCCGAGCACGCCGCCCTTGTAGTTGTCTGTCGCGACGAAACTGACGTAGGCCTCCGGGTCGGCCAGGTCCGAGTCGATGATCACGACCGGGATGCCCGCCTCCCCGGCCGCCCGCACCGGCGCGACGAGGGCCTTCGAGTCCAGCGGCGCCAGGACGATCCCGTCCACGCGCTTCTGGATGAACGTCTCCACGAGGTTGATCTGGGCCACCCGTTCGTCCTCGACGATGGGGCCCTGCCAGATGACCCGGACGCCCTCGAGGTCCTGCTCGGCCTTCCGGGCCCCCGCGTGGACCGACTTCCAGAAGACGTGCATCGTACCCTTGGGAATGACGGCGATCGTCAACTCCTTGGCCTTCCCACCCGGCTCCGCCGGCCCGGGCTCCGAGGAGCAGCCCGTGACCGCCAGCCAACCAGCCAGAAGAAAGAGGGACGCGACACGATGCATGGCCAATCTCCTTCCTGCGCAGGTGAAATGTACGGCCTGCGGACACCGCGGCTTCCATCGTACGAGAACGCCGCACGGAGCGTCAAGCAAAGAACGCCGCCGCAGGATCATGGCGACGCGAGGAGATGTTCGCGGACGAGTTCAACGACCCCTTCGCCGCACGGCCGGCGCATGACGCGGTCGGCCTCGGCCTTCAGGGACTCGACGGCGTTGGCCACCGCCACGCGCATTCCCGCCACCCGGAAGACGGCGCGGTCGTTCTCGTCGTCGCCGACGGCCACCGTCTCCGACGCCCGGACGCCGAGACGCTCCAGGCCCGCCGCGAGGCCCGTTCCCTTGTCGATGCCGCGCGGCACGATCATGACGGCGTACTTGTTGGGGATGACGTCGAGCGCGAGGCCGAGGTCGCGGATGACGGCCAGCGCCTCTTGGAGGTGCGGCCGCCAGGTGCGGACGACGACGCGGCCCCGGCTGTGGCGAATCGCTCGCCGCACGAGTTCCTCCGCGAACCGCTCCGGCGGCGCGGGGCCGAGGTCCTCCACCTCCCCCGTCCCCGGAAAATGCAGCACCGACCCGTTCTCGTCCACCACGAGGTCAAACAGGCCGATCTCGGGGCAGATGCCGAGCAGTTCGTCGTGCGGCCGGCCGGTGACGAGCGCGAGGAGGAACCCCGCGCGCTTCGCCTCGGCCAAGGCGTCCCGCGTCGCCGGCAAAATCACGCCGTCGTCCGCCAATGTCCCATCGTAATCCAGCGCCAGCAACCTCGGCCGCATGGCGCCTCCCGCCTTCTGGAACCCCGACTGATCCGCCTGTCGGCGGGGCATCTACAACCCCGGCCTCCCGAGAATTGCCCGCCAGATATCCGCGAGGCCCATCTCTTCCGCCCACCGCGACACGTACCGGCGATCCACAGCGTCCCCGCTGACCTTCAGGATCCCCGTAATATCCCGCAGGTGCTTCTCGGAACCCCCTTCGCGGTAGTACACCATTTTGCCCAGGATCACGTCCTCGGGTCGAGCACAGTAGCCTTCCAGGTCAGGCAGAATTTGCACTCGCTGCCGCCGCGAGATCTCCGTCTGTCCCCAGGCGCCCGCCGGCACGAGCAACAGGTCAATCTTGTTCCCGGAGGTCGAATGAATGATATTGAATTGGCTCTTGCTTCGGACGGCTTCCAAAACCGCTCGCTCGTTTATATGGAATTCACTGGACGCAAAAGCCCGACATAACAAGGAAACTTGTTGCTCTTTCAGATCAACGACCACGTCAATGTCCTGGGTCATCCGCGGCTCGCCGTAAGCCGCGCTGGCCAGCGAGCCGACAAGCATGTAAGGCACGTCCAGGCGATCCAGAGCGCCGACCAGGTGCCGCAACAGATCAATCTGATCCAAGACGCATCCTCCGGGCGATTTCGGCCTGAATCCGCGCGTCGTCCCAATCCGAATGCAGCGTCCGAAGATGTCCCTCTATCCGCAGGCGAACAAGGCGGTTGGCCGCCAGCGCCATTTCCACACGCTGGGCGACGGTCTTGCGTCGAAGGACTTCCGCCACGGCGTCGTCCACGACCTCAATCTGCCCTTTGTCCAGCCGCCATTTCACGCTTTTCCGCTCCTAGGGACCCCGGCAGCATACCCCAACGGCCGGAGAGGAGAAAGGAGAAAGGAGACCCGGCTTCCGGCTTCGTCCCGGCGCGCCGGGACTACGCCGTGACCCGCCTTCGCCGGAGGCTTCGGCGTGGCAAGCAAGTCGCCGGGGCTACACCGGGCAAACCGCAGGAGAGCGGTTTCGCCGCGAATGCGCGTCAACTGCTTGGCGGCGGCTTTGCCGGTTTCCCTACTCTCTACTTTCCACGCTCTCCTGCTGTACCAGTGAAAAGGCCCGCCGTGGCGGGCCTTTTCACTGGTACCCCCAAGGGGACTCGAACCCCTGTCTCCGGGATGAGAACCCGATATCCTAGGCCGCTAGACGATGGGGGCACCGGTTTTTGTCCGGACCGGAAGGGCAGGCCCTTCGGCCGCGCCCAGGCGTCGCCCTGAGTCCCGCGGTCAAGCCACGGCAGGCTTGCCCTGCCAAGGGCGCGCCGGGATCGAAGGGGCAGGCCTAGAAGCCCTGTTCGACCCCGATCCGTCTCGATTCTTCCAGCACCTGGTCGGGCGGCTGGTCCGGCGGCAGGGCCTCGCGCATCTCCGACTTCTGGACCTCCTGGGCGATCTCGGCCAGCAGTTCCCTCGCCATGGGCCGGTCGTAACCCACCTCGACCCAGACCTCGCGGTCGGACTTTGCACCCGGCTCGGCGATGCGCGGCACGGAGCGGGGCACGTCGCTGGCCCGGTCGTCGGTGCCGGTCTCCGCCATGGCTTGCGCGGCCGCCGTCGCCTCACGCTCCATCAGGACGGCCACGCGGGCGACGATCGTCATGCCGTCCCGCTCGATCGCACACGAGACCGTGCTGCGCCATCGGCCGCCGGCGCCTCGCACGTCCGCGAGCGTCCCCGTCCGCTGGCGGTCCAGCAACTGAGGCCGGGTCCGGATTTCGCCGCGCGCCCAGTTCGACTCGGCGAGTTCGGCATGCTGGCGGAGGACCTTGCGGGCGGCCTCGAACGCTTTCTCGCGGTCGTGCGTCGGAAGGTCCGATTGTTCCCAGCCGCGAGCCGATGCCCCGCAACCGCCCGCCGCCACCACCAGCACTATCAGGAGATTCAGTCCAAGGGGTTTCACGCGGAGGACTATACGGGCGACGGCATCCGGTGTCAAGGTCCAACCGGCGCACGCTTAGCCGCGAGCCAACGGCGAGCGCGCGCCGTCAGCGCGATAAGCGTTGACAGGTAGGGTCTCATGCCTATACTCGGCCGCCGTTGCCGGTTGGCGAGACCCGCCTTGGCGGGGATCGCGCGAGCGTCGGGCCCGCCCCCCGACCGGTTCCGGTGAAGCGCCGGGCCGCCGGCGTCCGATAAAGGAACTGTGGCCGGGTCCGGGCGAGGGGATTCCGAGCCGAACACCGAAGGAGTCTGTCCGTATGCCGAGCACCATCTGCAAAGTCCATGCCCGCGAGATTCTGGATTCGCGCGGCACGCCGACCCTGGAAGTGGACGTCGTGCTGGCGGGCGGCGCGTTCGGGCGCGCGGCCGTTCCGAGCGGCGCCTCGACGGGCGAACACGAAGCCGTCGAACTCCGCGACGGCGACGACAAGCGCTACCGCGGCAAGGGCGTCACCAAGGCCGTCAGGAACGTCAACGTTCTGCTCGCGCCGAAGGTCGTCGGCATGGACGCGCGCGACCAGGCGGCCATCGACGAGACGATGATCGCGCTGGACGGCAGCGCCAACAAGGGCAAACTGGGCGCGAACGCCATACTCGGCATCAGCCTGGCCGTCGCCAAGGCCGCCGCCGACGAGGCCGGACTGCCCCTCTATCGTTACCTCGGCGGGCCGTCGGCCCGCGTGCTGCCCGTTCCGATGTGCAACATCATGAACGGCGGCGCCCACGCCGACTTTGCCATCGACCTTCAGGAATTCATGGTCATGCCGTTCGGCGCCGAGTCCTTCCGCGAAGGCCTGCGGATGGCGGTCGAAATCTTCCAGGCCCTCAAGGGCGTCCTGAAGAAGAAGGGCTACGCCACGACAGTCGGCGACGAAGGTGGTTTCGCCCCGTCCCTGAAGGAAGGCAACGAGGAGGCCTGCAAACTCATCCTCGAGGCCATCAAGACCGCCGGTTACCGCGCGGGCAAAGACGTCTGGCTCGCCCTGGACCCGGCCGCCAGCGAAATCTACAAGGCGGGCAAGTACAACCTTTTCAGCGAGAAGCGGAAACTCTCGGCCGAGCAAATGGTCGGCTTCTGGGCCGACTGGGTCAAAAAGTATCCCATCCGCAGCCTCGAGGACGGCATGGCCGAGGACGACTGGAAGGGATGGAAGGCCCTGACGGACCGCCTCGGCGACCGCATTCAGTTGGTCGGCGACGACCTGTTCGTCACGAACACCGAAAGGTTGTCGCGCGGCATCCGGGAAGGCGTCGCCAACTCCATCCTCATCAAGGTCAACCAGATCGGGACGCTGACGGAGACGCTGGCGGCGATCGACATGGCCCACCGTGCGGGCTACACGGCCGTCATCAGCCATCGCAGCGGCGAGACCGAGGACACCACCATCGCCGACATCGCCGTCGCCTCGGGCGCCGGACAGATCAAGACCGGCAGCCTGTGCCGAAGCGACCGCATCGCCAAGTACAACCAACTGCTGCGGATTGAAGAGGAACTGGGCGACGCCGCCCGATACGGCAACTTTTTGTGGAAGAAAGCATGACGACCTCCGGCCAGCGGGTTTCGTTTCTGGGGAGCGGCTGGATCTACTGGCCGCTCTGCCTCATCGCGTGCGCGTTGGTGGCCCTGGCGGTCCTCGGCCCCGAGGCCGAGCGGCGCCTGGACCTCGAGCGCCAGTGCGCCCGCATGGGGGCGGAGGTCCAGAGCCTGGCCCAGGCGCGCGACCAACTCGAGGCCGCCCGCGAAGCCCTTCAGCAAGACCCGACCTACGTGGAACAGGTGGCGCGGCACGAGTTGGGCGCGGTGCGGCCGGGGGAGATTCGCCTGCCGCAGCCCGACGAGTTCGCTTCGGTGCGATTCCAGCCGCCCGCCGACCCGACGCCCCCCGCCCCGCCCGTCCTGGGGTTCCTCGCGTCGTTCGCCGACCCGCAGGTGCGCCTGATGGCACTGGTGGTCGGCGGGATGCTCCTGGCGGTCGCGGTGCTCTTCAGCATTCCGACCTCGCCGCCCAGGCCCGCCCGGGCCTGACGCAGCGCGAGGCGGGTCGCTTCGCTGTGATCTGCCGCCTGAGGCGGAGGCACAAAGATTGGAACCGCCACGCACCTCGAGCGTCTAATGTTCTGAGTAGACCGACGGTGTGCATGCCGCGCCGAGCAGAAAATCCTGCCATGAAATTCTTCAGGCGATTCGTGATGGTTCTGGCGGCCTTAGCCGCGGCCGCGGCGCTTCACGCTCTCGCAGAGGAACAGGGTGCGCAGACCCAAACCGCCGAGGCTGTTAAGAAACTTGCCGAGCGCAGCGGCCTCATCGTGCTTGGTGAGATCACGGCAGTCCACGACGGGACCGCTCGCGACGCAGGCATGAGTTATGACGTCAAGGTGGTTGAAGTCCTCAAAGGGGAATATGCGAAAGGGACGCTGCATTTTCGCTCTGCCGGATGGGTCGGATACGCGCGGTATAGCAACGGCGAAAAGGTTCTGTT
This window of the Planctomycetota bacterium genome carries:
- a CDS encoding substrate-binding domain-containing protein, which codes for MHRVASLFLLAGWLAVTGCSSEPGPAEPGGKAKELTIAVIPKGTMHVFWKSVHAGARKAEQDLEGVRVIWQGPIVEDERVAQINLVETFIQKRVDGIVLAPLDSKALVAPVRAAGEAGIPVVIIDSDLADPEAYVSFVATDNYKGGVLGAKRLAEVLGDRGKVILLRYQVGSASTENREKGFLDEMARHPNITVVSSDQHAGATVETAMTAGQALLTKYGEDQVDGIFCPNESSAYGMLRALVTSGRAGKVKYVGFDASERLLEAMAKGEIQGLVVQNPFKMGEEGVRTIVRHIRGQEVPKRVDTGVVLVTPKNFSDPEIDLLVHPPVE
- a CDS encoding HAD family hydrolase, whose amino-acid sequence is MRPRLLALDYDGTLADDGVILPATRDALAEAKRAGFLLALVTGRPHDELLGICPEIGLFDLVVDENGSVLHFPGTGEVEDLGPAPPERFAEELVRRAIRHSRGRVVVRTWRPHLQEALAVIRDLGLALDVIPNKYAVMIVPRGIDKGTGLAAGLERLGVRASETVAVGDDENDRAVFRVAGMRVAVANAVESLKAEADRVMRRPCGEGVVELVREHLLASP
- the eno gene encoding phosphopyruvate hydratase — encoded protein: MPSTICKVHAREILDSRGTPTLEVDVVLAGGAFGRAAVPSGASTGEHEAVELRDGDDKRYRGKGVTKAVRNVNVLLAPKVVGMDARDQAAIDETMIALDGSANKGKLGANAILGISLAVAKAAADEAGLPLYRYLGGPSARVLPVPMCNIMNGGAHADFAIDLQEFMVMPFGAESFREGLRMAVEIFQALKGVLKKKGYATTVGDEGGFAPSLKEGNEEACKLILEAIKTAGYRAGKDVWLALDPAASEIYKAGKYNLFSEKRKLSAEQMVGFWADWVKKYPIRSLEDGMAEDDWKGWKALTDRLGDRIQLVGDDLFVTNTERLSRGIREGVANSILIKVNQIGTLTETLAAIDMAHRAGYTAVISHRSGETEDTTIADIAVASGAGQIKTGSLCRSDRIAKYNQLLRIEEELGDAARYGNFLWKKA
- a CDS encoding septum formation initiator family protein; the encoded protein is MTTSGQRVSFLGSGWIYWPLCLIACALVALAVLGPEAERRLDLERQCARMGAEVQSLAQARDQLEAAREALQQDPTYVEQVARHELGAVRPGEIRLPQPDEFASVRFQPPADPTPPAPPVLGFLASFADPQVRLMALVVGGMLLAVAVLFSIPTSPPRPARA